A region of Pyxidicoccus parkwaysis DNA encodes the following proteins:
- a CDS encoding nucleotidyl transferase AbiEii/AbiGii toxin family protein: MTARGYASAFAFKQALEQRLRSASRDGEDFIRRRQRLVFERFLARVGHIFGDAVTLKGGLVLELRIASARATRDVDLRLTDAPEGLHSRLQTAGQLELGDFMQFEVRPDANHPELQNEGMKHEGFRFRAECQLAEKLYGDVFGVDVVLEDRRLEEPEFIVAPDVLGFAGVSPPRVRLYPVEAHIAEKLHAYTLPRSRPNTRVKDLPDLALLASVGVLEANRIRTALSQTFGVRETHAIPAATPSPPNAWLEPYATLAARDRLAWRTLEEVTTVVRAFLDPVLAGEQELLWEPGSWSWRARN; encoded by the coding sequence GTGACGGCGCGCGGCTATGCGTCCGCGTTCGCATTCAAGCAGGCCCTGGAGCAACGCCTACGGTCCGCATCCCGGGACGGAGAGGACTTCATCCGCCGCCGCCAGCGGCTCGTGTTCGAGCGCTTCCTCGCGCGTGTCGGTCACATCTTCGGTGATGCCGTGACTTTGAAGGGCGGCCTGGTCCTGGAGCTCCGCATTGCGAGCGCTCGCGCCACCAGGGACGTCGACCTGCGCCTGACGGACGCACCAGAAGGATTGCACTCGAGGCTTCAGACAGCGGGACAGTTGGAGCTCGGAGACTTCATGCAGTTCGAAGTCCGCCCCGATGCGAACCACCCCGAGCTCCAGAATGAAGGCATGAAGCATGAGGGATTCCGCTTCCGGGCCGAGTGCCAACTCGCGGAGAAGCTCTATGGCGATGTCTTCGGAGTCGACGTGGTGCTCGAAGACCGGCGCCTGGAGGAGCCCGAGTTCATCGTCGCGCCAGACGTGCTCGGCTTTGCCGGAGTCTCTCCTCCCCGCGTGCGCCTCTACCCCGTGGAGGCGCATATCGCGGAGAAGCTCCATGCCTACACGCTGCCCCGCTCGCGTCCCAATACACGTGTGAAGGACCTGCCGGACCTCGCGCTGCTCGCCAGCGTCGGAGTACTGGAGGCAAACCGCATTCGCACCGCGCTCTCGCAGACCTTCGGGGTCCGCGAGACACATGCGATTCCAGCCGCTACGCCATCACCACCCAACGCATGGCTGGAGCCCTACGCGACGCTGGCCGCGCGGGACCGTCTCGCATGGAGGACGCTCGAAGAAGTCACCACCGTGGTGCGTGCCTTCCTCGACCCGGTGCTCGCGGGGGAACAGGAGCTCCTCTGGGAACCCGGCTCCTGGTCCTGGCGCGCGCGGAACTGA
- the wzx gene encoding exopolysaccharide biosynthesis flippase: protein MGAVRNGLQLGGSLLVTYVIAMGVRFLLPKQMGVERFGSFNWADSFSAVFFVATHLGLEMYIRKEVTRRPEHASDFFGTTLLIRLGLTAVLMGALAYVMAHDNHTLEVRQLVYVSAVAQSLIMINGSMAALLHAKGKVAGLSVSNIVTKLVWGGGLFLAVVMKASLPWFAVPLVASEAVKLAVGWYLAKQHMGLTFKVDLPATWEVLRKSLPFFITGAALATNGRLDVMILGLKASHEEVGYYGAAWNIAGLTFFLNPVFGWVLMPLASRAAERSEEELTRLIRRALEGTLAVTVPMMMLIVLGAPLWVGLLGGKFGPSAMALRLMSPLFVLAFVTMNAGLWLTMTNREWWVTITNLTGSLLVIPVLNLVLVPVMHSALGDGGGAAGTALAILLMEILVTISLMGRMKGAAFDARLLGMLGKTVAVCIAVAALDQTVFAPMNPWVRLGIEAVLYVVGVLATGAVRPAEVLEVVRVARRRGQPAPEAAEAAPAVSISPAP from the coding sequence ATGGGTGCGGTCCGCAACGGCCTCCAGCTCGGCGGCTCGCTGCTGGTGACGTACGTCATCGCCATGGGCGTGCGCTTCCTCCTGCCCAAGCAGATGGGCGTGGAGCGCTTCGGCAGCTTCAACTGGGCCGACAGCTTCTCCGCCGTCTTCTTCGTGGCCACGCACCTCGGCCTGGAGATGTACATCCGCAAGGAGGTCACCCGCCGGCCCGAGCACGCCAGCGACTTCTTCGGCACCACGCTGCTCATCCGCCTGGGCCTCACCGCGGTGCTGATGGGCGCGCTCGCGTACGTCATGGCGCACGACAACCACACGCTGGAGGTGCGGCAGCTCGTCTACGTCTCCGCGGTGGCGCAGTCGCTCATCATGATCAACGGGTCCATGGCCGCGCTGCTGCACGCCAAGGGCAAGGTGGCGGGGCTGTCCGTCTCCAACATCGTCACCAAGCTGGTGTGGGGCGGCGGCCTCTTCCTGGCCGTGGTGATGAAGGCGTCGCTGCCGTGGTTCGCGGTGCCGCTGGTGGCGTCGGAGGCGGTGAAGCTGGCCGTGGGCTGGTACCTGGCGAAGCAGCACATGGGGCTCACCTTCAAGGTGGACCTGCCCGCCACGTGGGAGGTGCTGCGCAAGAGCCTGCCCTTCTTCATCACCGGCGCGGCCCTGGCCACCAACGGGCGCCTGGACGTGATGATTCTGGGCCTGAAGGCCTCGCACGAGGAGGTGGGCTACTACGGCGCCGCGTGGAACATCGCGGGCCTCACCTTCTTCCTCAACCCCGTCTTCGGCTGGGTGCTGATGCCGCTGGCGTCGCGCGCCGCCGAGCGCTCCGAGGAGGAGCTCACCCGGCTCATCCGCCGCGCGCTGGAGGGCACGCTCGCCGTCACCGTGCCCATGATGATGCTCATCGTCCTGGGCGCGCCGCTGTGGGTGGGCCTCCTGGGCGGCAAGTTCGGTCCGTCCGCCATGGCGCTGCGGCTGATGTCGCCGCTGTTCGTGCTGGCCTTCGTGACGATGAACGCCGGCCTCTGGCTCACCATGACGAACCGCGAGTGGTGGGTCACCATCACCAACCTCACCGGCAGCCTGCTGGTGATTCCGGTGCTCAACCTGGTGCTGGTGCCGGTGATGCACTCCGCGCTGGGAGACGGCGGCGGCGCCGCGGGCACCGCGCTGGCCATCCTGCTGATGGAGATTCTGGTCACCATCAGCCTGATGGGCCGCATGAAGGGCGCGGCCTTCGACGCGCGCCTCTTGGGCATGCTTGGGAAGACAGTCGCTGTGTGCATCGCCGTCGCCGCGCTGGACCAGACGGTGTTCGCCCCGATGAATCCTTGGGTGCGGTTGGGAATCGAGGCGGTGCTCTACGTGGTTGGCGTGCTGGCCACCGGCGCAGTGCGGCCGGCCGAGGTCCTCGAGGTGGTGCGCGTGGCGCGCCGCCGTGGCCAACCCGCTCCGGAGGCGGCCGAGGCCGCCCCCGCCGTGTCCATCTCCCCCGCGCCGTAA
- the epsW gene encoding exopolysaccharide biosynthesis response regulator EpsW, whose amino-acid sequence MEPQVQTVFLVEDAPFFRKMLGDYLRDMGFEAVVELPSGRAALKHLETAACPDLVCLDLTLPDISGYDLCEHIRRTPAMKDVPVLVVSARDLPEDKAHAEEAGANGYLGKPFTQEEFTRRVQQVMKGYGPRRKP is encoded by the coding sequence ATGGAGCCCCAAGTGCAGACCGTTTTCCTGGTCGAGGACGCCCCCTTCTTCCGGAAGATGCTGGGCGACTACCTCCGGGACATGGGTTTCGAGGCGGTGGTGGAGCTGCCCAGCGGACGCGCGGCGCTCAAGCACCTGGAGACGGCCGCGTGCCCGGACCTCGTGTGCCTGGACCTGACGCTGCCGGACATCTCCGGCTACGACTTGTGTGAGCACATCCGCCGCACCCCGGCCATGAAGGACGTGCCGGTGCTGGTGGTGAGCGCGCGCGACTTGCCCGAGGACAAGGCCCACGCGGAAGAAGCGGGCGCCAACGGCTACCTGGGCAAGCCCTTCACGCAGGAGGAGTTCACCCGGCGCGTGCAGCAGGTGATGAAGGGCTACGGACCGAGGAGGAAGCCGTGA
- the epsY gene encoding exopolysaccharide export protein EpsY, whose product MPSPLRQPPPSSRLSPRALLACAALLLASGCTGLGKYVWVDEYQEKPPPPDASYRIAAGDLLNIRVWNQEALTTQARVREDGRISLLFLDDVEAAGHSPAMLSQQISTRLKDYINHPVVTVALEQARPIKVTMVGEINRIGPLEIEPGSSLLQALAGAGGFTEYAHKDRVFVMRQEDGTPVRIRFRYDDLIRAEGRAPTFRLRPGDVVVVE is encoded by the coding sequence ATGCCGTCCCCGCTCCGACAGCCTCCGCCCTCCTCGCGCCTCTCACCGCGCGCGCTGCTCGCCTGCGCCGCGCTGCTGCTGGCCTCCGGCTGCACCGGGCTGGGCAAGTACGTCTGGGTGGACGAGTACCAGGAGAAGCCGCCTCCGCCGGACGCCAGCTACCGCATCGCCGCGGGTGATTTGCTCAACATCCGCGTGTGGAACCAGGAGGCGCTCACCACGCAGGCGCGCGTGCGCGAGGACGGGCGCATCAGCCTGCTCTTCCTGGATGACGTGGAGGCGGCGGGCCACTCGCCGGCCATGCTGTCGCAGCAAATCTCCACGCGGCTGAAGGACTACATCAACCACCCCGTCGTCACGGTGGCGCTGGAGCAGGCGCGCCCCATCAAGGTGACCATGGTGGGGGAAATCAACCGCATCGGCCCGCTGGAAATCGAGCCGGGCTCCAGCCTCCTCCAGGCGCTGGCCGGCGCGGGCGGCTTCACCGAGTACGCCCACAAGGACCGCGTCTTCGTCATGCGGCAGGAGGACGGCACGCCGGTGCGCATCCGCTTCCGCTACGACGACCTCATCCGCGCCGAGGGGCGCGCGCCCACCTTCCGCCTGCGTCCCGGCGACGTCGTCGTGGTGGAGTAG
- the epsU gene encoding exopolysaccharide biosynthesis GT2 family glycosyltransferase EpsU yields MTVWTWVDVALCVGLLPVAVACGYLLLLTLLSWRRAAPVPPAPTRKFDVVIPAHNEELGIARTVANLSAVDYPGALRRIIVVADNCSDTTAQKAREAGATVLERQDKEKRGKGYALAYAFEFSQKEGFADAVVVVDADTVVSPNLLHAYAARLESGAQAVQAHYGVMNPTASWRTRLITIALGMFHKVRSLGREALGVSCGLRGNGMCFTHAVLREVPHDAFSVVEDLEYGIRLGRKGHRVYYAWEAEVLGEMVSGEKQSRSQRQRWEGGRRQMRKLHGWPLLSDALKQRSGLLFDLSMDVLVPPLSQLVLAAVGGAVAAAVLAWLSGGTAVLASSVAAFGLASLGAYVLRGWWVSGVGPRGLLDLAWAPVYVVWKVGLMLRGPGAEKRGEWVRTTREDETRASSAQASPPGAP; encoded by the coding sequence GTGACGGTGTGGACCTGGGTGGATGTGGCGCTGTGCGTGGGGCTGCTGCCGGTGGCGGTGGCATGCGGCTACCTGCTGCTGCTGACGCTGCTGTCGTGGCGTCGGGCGGCGCCGGTGCCTCCCGCGCCGACACGCAAGTTCGACGTGGTGATTCCGGCGCACAACGAGGAGCTGGGCATCGCCCGGACGGTGGCGAACCTGTCCGCGGTGGACTACCCGGGTGCGCTGCGCCGAATCATCGTGGTGGCGGACAACTGCTCGGACACGACGGCGCAGAAGGCGCGCGAGGCCGGCGCCACGGTGCTGGAGCGGCAGGACAAGGAGAAGCGCGGCAAGGGCTACGCCCTCGCGTACGCCTTCGAGTTCAGCCAGAAGGAAGGCTTCGCGGACGCGGTGGTGGTGGTGGACGCGGACACGGTGGTGTCCCCCAACCTGCTGCACGCGTACGCGGCCCGGCTTGAGAGTGGTGCGCAGGCGGTGCAGGCGCACTACGGCGTGATGAACCCGACGGCGTCGTGGCGCACGCGGCTCATCACCATTGCGTTGGGCATGTTCCACAAGGTGCGCTCGCTGGGCCGTGAGGCGCTGGGTGTCTCGTGCGGCCTGCGCGGCAACGGCATGTGCTTCACGCACGCGGTGCTGCGCGAGGTGCCGCACGACGCGTTCAGCGTGGTGGAGGATTTGGAGTACGGCATCCGCCTGGGCCGTAAGGGCCACCGCGTGTACTACGCGTGGGAGGCGGAGGTGCTGGGGGAGATGGTGTCCGGCGAGAAGCAGAGCCGCTCGCAGCGCCAGCGCTGGGAGGGCGGACGCCGGCAGATGCGCAAGCTGCACGGGTGGCCGCTGCTGAGCGACGCGCTGAAGCAGCGCAGCGGGCTGCTGTTCGACTTGTCCATGGACGTGCTGGTGCCGCCGCTGAGCCAGTTGGTGCTGGCGGCGGTGGGCGGCGCGGTGGCGGCGGCGGTGCTGGCGTGGCTGTCCGGAGGCACGGCGGTGCTGGCGTCGAGCGTGGCGGCCTTCGGCCTCGCGTCGCTGGGCGCGTACGTGCTGCGCGGGTGGTGGGTGTCCGGCGTGGGCCCGCGCGGCCTGCTCGATTTGGCCTGGGCGCCCGTCTACGTGGTGTGGAAGGTGGGGCTCATGCTGCGCGGCCCCGGCGCGGAGAAGCGCGGCGAGTGGGTGCGCACCACGCGCGAGGACGAGACTCGCGCGAGCTCCGCGCAGGCCTCGCCTCCGGGCGCGCCCTGA
- a CDS encoding YfbK domain-containing protein: MRFLSRSLLCGLLMMTAPAVGAQPDGGTESSVIIGTVVDAQSKKPLRDVVITLTSPNLQGEQTVTTDAQGNYRIPQLPPGVYTLRFELEKYKPATRADFQLRLNRTVRVNEQLLPESLGDSMDLEGKPPTIDVGSTTTGVNVDQEFIKRIAVAWPAVGKAGSFEGLAELTPGAQSDSYGVSINGATSPENGYVVDGLSTSDDTYGINASPRVVGAPAPQASPVRTSERGTSPDGGTFFDMYFKGYGVNPTVTTEEERFSTFSVDTDTASYTLTRAYLERGALPDEQAVRVEEFVNSFDYGYAAEPDGPFSVHVEGFPSPARKGYQVVHIGVKAREVAAHQRKPSHLVFVIDVSGSMQGEERLGLVKRALRLLVDALDERDRVSIVVYGTRARLVLEPTNATQKERLLRAIDSVQSEGSTNAQEGLEMGYALAAKHLVKGGINRIILCSDGVANNGITDADGIWARVKAFAAKGITLSTIGFGMGNYNDVLMERLSHVGEGNYAYVDRLEEARRIFVQNLTGTLQVVAKDVKLQVEFDPKAVVRYRLIGYENRMLTKEQFADDKVDAGEVGAGHSVTALYEVKLREPGASFGTLRIRYKAPEGGDSKLVEKALPASLLRSAYGKAAPPTRLSYVAAAFAEKLRGSYWARPLSYDGLVSLWEEVGQPLKGRADVTELGELIRRARTLDRREDRFERFAPVSTMDFDRVPSVP; this comes from the coding sequence ATGCGATTCCTCTCTCGCAGCCTGCTCTGCGGACTCCTGATGATGACCGCGCCCGCCGTGGGCGCCCAGCCGGATGGCGGCACCGAGTCCAGCGTCATCATCGGCACCGTCGTCGACGCCCAGAGCAAGAAGCCCCTTCGTGACGTCGTCATCACCTTGACCTCGCCCAACCTCCAGGGAGAGCAGACGGTCACCACGGACGCGCAGGGCAACTACCGGATTCCGCAACTTCCTCCCGGCGTCTACACGCTGCGGTTCGAGCTGGAGAAGTACAAGCCCGCCACGCGAGCCGACTTCCAGTTGCGCCTCAACCGCACCGTTCGGGTGAATGAGCAACTGCTGCCCGAGTCGCTCGGGGATTCGATGGACCTCGAGGGCAAGCCACCGACCATCGACGTGGGCTCCACGACCACGGGCGTCAACGTGGACCAGGAGTTCATCAAGCGCATCGCCGTGGCCTGGCCCGCGGTCGGCAAGGCCGGCTCCTTCGAGGGCCTGGCCGAGCTGACACCCGGTGCGCAGTCGGACAGCTACGGCGTGTCCATCAACGGCGCGACGTCACCGGAGAACGGCTACGTGGTGGATGGCCTGTCCACGAGCGACGACACCTACGGCATCAACGCGAGCCCGCGTGTGGTGGGCGCTCCCGCTCCGCAGGCATCCCCCGTCCGCACGTCCGAGCGTGGCACGTCGCCCGACGGAGGCACGTTCTTCGACATGTACTTCAAGGGCTACGGCGTGAATCCGACGGTGACGACGGAGGAGGAGCGCTTCTCCACGTTCTCCGTGGACACGGACACGGCCTCATACACGCTGACGCGCGCATACCTGGAGCGAGGTGCGCTGCCGGACGAGCAGGCGGTGCGCGTGGAGGAGTTCGTCAACAGCTTCGACTACGGCTACGCGGCCGAGCCGGACGGCCCCTTCAGCGTGCACGTGGAGGGCTTTCCGTCCCCGGCGCGCAAGGGCTACCAGGTGGTGCACATCGGCGTGAAGGCGCGCGAGGTGGCGGCGCATCAGCGCAAGCCGAGCCACCTCGTGTTCGTCATCGACGTGTCCGGCTCCATGCAGGGAGAGGAGCGGCTCGGGCTGGTGAAGCGGGCGCTGCGGCTGCTGGTGGACGCGCTGGACGAGAGGGACCGGGTGTCCATCGTCGTGTACGGCACGCGGGCACGGCTGGTGCTGGAGCCCACGAATGCCACGCAGAAGGAGCGGCTGCTGCGCGCCATCGACAGCGTCCAGAGCGAGGGCTCCACCAATGCGCAGGAGGGGCTGGAGATGGGCTACGCGCTCGCGGCGAAGCACCTGGTGAAGGGGGGCATCAACCGAATCATCCTGTGCTCGGACGGGGTGGCGAACAACGGCATCACCGACGCGGACGGCATCTGGGCGCGGGTGAAGGCCTTCGCGGCGAAGGGCATCACCCTGTCGACCATTGGCTTCGGCATGGGCAACTACAACGACGTGCTGATGGAGCGGCTGTCGCACGTGGGCGAGGGCAACTACGCGTACGTGGACCGTCTGGAGGAGGCGCGGCGCATCTTCGTGCAGAACCTCACGGGCACGCTGCAGGTGGTGGCCAAGGATGTGAAGCTCCAGGTGGAGTTCGACCCGAAGGCCGTCGTGCGCTACCGGCTGATTGGCTACGAGAACCGGATGCTCACGAAGGAGCAGTTCGCGGACGACAAGGTGGACGCGGGCGAGGTGGGCGCGGGGCACAGTGTCACCGCGCTGTACGAGGTGAAGCTGCGCGAGCCCGGTGCGTCCTTCGGCACGCTGCGCATCCGGTACAAGGCGCCGGAGGGTGGGGACTCGAAGCTGGTGGAGAAGGCACTGCCAGCGTCGCTGCTGCGCTCGGCGTACGGCAAGGCCGCGCCGCCCACGCGGCTGTCGTACGTGGCGGCGGCGTTCGCGGAGAAGCTGCGCGGTTCGTACTGGGCGCGACCGCTGTCCTACGACGGGCTGGTGTCGCTGTGGGAAGAGGTTGGCCAGCCACTCAAGGGCCGCGCGGACGTGACGGAGCTGGGCGAGCTGATCCGCAGGGCCCGGACGCTGGACCGGCGCGAGGACCGGTTCGAGCGCTTCGCCCCCGTGAGCACCATGGACTTCGACCGCGTGCCCTCGGTGCCTTGA
- the epsX gene encoding exopolysaccharide export protein EpsX, translated as MLGGVLTAALLEVSCASVTYNVAARVDSRVRSNEAVTEDAPSIAGDTDITPTLGLEWREGNTSLQLDYAPRISMREITVQPRTEIQHMGRLAANWRPERGLTLRLGEELVLGAVNLFTTDVTPLPDTGGSDPDGPLRPPEDGGPLQPLPQTDTVYFLSSTSTLTATTSALGRRWNLSGSTGFSISGGLDGAAREAVPMQYGPRFDVSLSHALSSLSAITTSAAVNYSRFSTGANNTVVSLTESWGTRLSRRTSLQAGAGVSVVNSLEAPTTGGDDEPTGEATTDAPRTELLPNLTFSVGHRVPSRTADFNGTLSVRVTPFVDRLTGRVYPRADLTLGGTWALGPRVRVSPSTGTAFAVGGATGDRIVTGGMTASWMLTRWVSVDADARTTWSRSPELPAARLNWAASLGLSVRQTGIL; from the coding sequence GTGCTGGGGGGTGTCCTCACCGCCGCGCTGCTCGAGGTGTCCTGCGCCTCCGTCACGTACAACGTGGCGGCGCGGGTGGACTCGCGCGTGCGCTCCAACGAGGCGGTGACGGAGGACGCGCCCTCCATCGCCGGCGACACGGACATCACCCCCACGCTGGGCCTGGAGTGGCGCGAGGGCAACACGTCCCTGCAATTGGATTACGCGCCGCGCATCAGCATGCGCGAAATCACCGTGCAGCCGCGCACCGAAATCCAGCACATGGGCCGGCTCGCCGCGAACTGGCGCCCGGAGCGCGGGCTGACGCTGCGCCTGGGCGAGGAGCTGGTGCTGGGCGCCGTCAACCTCTTCACCACGGACGTGACGCCGCTGCCGGACACCGGCGGCTCGGACCCGGACGGGCCGCTGCGCCCGCCCGAGGACGGCGGCCCGCTGCAGCCCCTGCCACAGACGGACACCGTCTACTTCCTCTCCTCCACCAGCACGCTGACGGCCACCACCAGCGCGCTGGGCCGGCGGTGGAACCTGTCCGGCTCCACCGGCTTCTCCATCAGCGGCGGCCTGGACGGCGCCGCGCGCGAGGCGGTGCCCATGCAGTACGGCCCGCGCTTCGACGTGTCGCTGAGCCACGCGCTGTCGTCGCTGTCCGCCATCACCACGTCCGCGGCCGTCAACTACTCGCGCTTCTCCACCGGCGCCAACAACACCGTGGTGTCGCTGACGGAGTCGTGGGGCACGCGCTTGAGCCGGCGGACTTCACTTCAGGCGGGCGCCGGCGTCAGCGTGGTGAATTCCCTCGAAGCCCCAACGACTGGCGGGGATGACGAGCCTACGGGCGAAGCAACCACGGACGCGCCGCGCACGGAGCTGTTGCCCAACCTGACCTTCTCGGTGGGCCACCGGGTTCCCTCGCGCACGGCGGACTTCAACGGCACGCTGAGCGTGCGGGTGACGCCCTTCGTGGACCGGCTGACAGGACGGGTGTACCCGAGGGCGGACCTCACCCTGGGAGGCACGTGGGCGCTGGGACCACGCGTGCGGGTGTCTCCCTCGACGGGCACCGCCTTCGCGGTGGGCGGCGCCACCGGGGACCGCATCGTCACCGGCGGGATGACGGCTTCTTGGATGCTCACACGTTGGGTGTCAGTGGACGCCGACGCGCGGACGACGTGGAGCCGCTCGCCCGAGCTGCCTGCGGCCCGACTGAACTGGGCGGCGTCGCTGGGCCTGTCCGTGCGGCAAACTGGTATCCTCTGA
- a CDS encoding type IV toxin-antitoxin system AbiEi family antitoxin domain-containing protein, with product METEQVRRPSWDQLFEFAVAQAGLFTTKQAAEAGYSPQLLVHYLRIRRIVRVQRGVYRLVHYPLADDEQYVMLWLWSEQQGVFSHQTALRMQGLSDVLPSRIDMTLPLAWKKRRLRVPSELILHYADLPKTDRTWWSSVPMTNTRRTLSDNAAAHLSPEFLLQAFHQALYRGKVARSDIQDVEQVLKPYLEPA from the coding sequence GTGGAGACCGAGCAGGTACGACGCCCCAGCTGGGACCAGCTCTTCGAGTTCGCGGTGGCACAGGCGGGCCTCTTCACGACGAAGCAGGCCGCGGAGGCGGGGTACTCGCCGCAGTTGCTGGTCCACTACCTGCGGATCCGGCGCATCGTCCGAGTTCAGAGAGGGGTGTACCGTTTGGTGCACTACCCGCTGGCCGACGACGAGCAATACGTCATGCTCTGGCTCTGGTCAGAGCAGCAGGGCGTGTTCTCCCACCAGACGGCATTGCGCATGCAAGGGCTGTCCGATGTGCTTCCCTCACGCATCGACATGACCCTGCCGCTGGCCTGGAAGAAGCGACGGCTTCGCGTCCCTTCCGAGCTCATCCTCCACTACGCCGACCTGCCGAAGACCGACCGCACCTGGTGGAGCTCGGTGCCCATGACGAATACTCGCCGGACCTTGAGTGACAATGCCGCCGCGCATCTGTCGCCCGAGTTCCTGCTGCAGGCCTTCCACCAGGCGCTGTACCGGGGCAAGGTCGCCAGGTCGGACATCCAGGACGTGGAGCAGGTCCTGAAGCCCTACCTGGAGCCCGCGTGA
- the epsV gene encoding PCP family exopolysaccharide biosynthesis protein EpsV yields MPAPGAPGPRPQPVQQPPIPQMFVPERPETYAPADLIDWGLVIDAVGYLKNAVLRHWFLAIVVTALVSALSVGVSKIMPRKYHVETRMLTQRNFIISSLANPGRSIPVDADQPTRAAWEMIMKYDNLKSIVHEAKLVEYWDLMRSPVSKLKEKVTKKPPAPMEDKAKEEALVAMLEQAMIVGVEGGSGTVTIGVDWGDPQLALNIVEAAQKNFLDMRQAAEMGAVSEAITILEHQVVDDAEAVRKAIADLDATVKRIELKRRKEEEKAGKKGTPTASGGFINTDHLLAQMRFMIQTKRRAIGDVEEFRARRLTELRNQLSEQRVIYSPQHPVITDLEQRISALQEDSPQLVGLRSELNELINEYMRNGGNPAELESGISTAGLPTGSLGGSATSDNPEVSVAADKVRMLVMRHQEKMRRLDQAKTELEISKASMKHRFSVLAPPTFPEKPSKPKVQLIIAAGVVGGVALGIFAAVALDIIRRRILEKWQVERLLKLPVLAELERR; encoded by the coding sequence ATGCCCGCGCCCGGGGCTCCCGGGCCGCGCCCGCAGCCGGTGCAGCAGCCCCCCATTCCGCAGATGTTCGTTCCGGAGCGCCCGGAGACGTACGCGCCCGCGGACCTCATCGACTGGGGCCTGGTCATCGATGCGGTGGGCTACCTGAAGAACGCGGTGCTGCGGCACTGGTTCCTCGCTATCGTGGTGACCGCCCTCGTGTCCGCGCTGTCGGTGGGCGTCAGCAAAATCATGCCGCGCAAGTACCACGTGGAAACGCGGATGCTGACGCAACGCAATTTCATCATCTCCTCGCTGGCCAACCCGGGGCGCTCCATCCCCGTGGACGCGGACCAGCCCACGCGCGCGGCGTGGGAGATGATCATGAAGTACGACAACCTCAAGTCCATCGTCCACGAGGCGAAGCTCGTCGAGTACTGGGACTTGATGCGCTCGCCCGTCTCCAAGCTGAAGGAGAAGGTGACGAAGAAGCCGCCGGCGCCCATGGAGGACAAGGCCAAGGAGGAGGCCCTCGTCGCCATGCTGGAGCAGGCGATGATTGTGGGCGTGGAGGGTGGCAGCGGCACCGTCACCATCGGCGTGGACTGGGGAGACCCGCAGCTCGCGCTGAACATCGTGGAGGCGGCGCAGAAGAACTTCCTCGACATGCGCCAGGCGGCGGAGATGGGCGCGGTGTCCGAGGCGATTACGATTCTGGAGCACCAGGTGGTGGACGACGCGGAGGCGGTGCGCAAGGCCATCGCGGACCTGGACGCCACGGTGAAGCGCATCGAGCTGAAGCGCCGCAAGGAGGAGGAGAAGGCGGGCAAGAAGGGCACGCCCACCGCGAGCGGCGGCTTCATCAACACGGACCACCTGCTGGCGCAGATGCGCTTCATGATTCAGACGAAGCGCCGCGCCATCGGTGACGTGGAGGAGTTCCGCGCGCGCCGGCTGACGGAGCTGCGCAACCAGCTCTCCGAGCAGCGGGTCATCTACTCGCCGCAGCACCCGGTGATTACGGACCTGGAGCAGCGCATCTCCGCGCTCCAGGAGGACTCGCCGCAGCTGGTGGGTCTGCGCTCGGAGCTGAACGAGCTCATCAACGAGTACATGCGCAACGGCGGCAACCCGGCGGAGCTGGAGTCGGGCATCTCCACCGCGGGACTGCCCACGGGCTCGCTGGGCGGGTCGGCCACGTCGGACAACCCCGAGGTGTCGGTGGCGGCGGACAAGGTGCGCATGCTGGTGATGCGGCACCAGGAGAAGATGCGGCGGCTGGACCAGGCGAAGACGGAGCTGGAGATTTCGAAGGCGTCCATGAAGCACCGCTTCAGCGTGCTGGCGCCGCCGACGTTCCCGGAGAAGCCGTCCAAGCCGAAGGTGCAGCTCATCATCGCGGCGGGTGTGGTGGGCGGGGTGGCGCTGGGCATCTTCGCGGCGGTGGCGCTGGACATCATCCGCCGGCGGATTCTGGAGAAGTGGCAGGTCGAGCGGCTGCTGAAGCTGCCGGTACTGGCGGAGCTGGAGCGGCGCTAA